A region of Paenibacillus sp. JNUCC-31 DNA encodes the following proteins:
- the nadC gene encoding carboxylating nicotinate-nucleotide diphosphorylase, translating to MILNGYNEGLIESIKNWLREDVGAGDVTTSVTIPPGSQSKAIIHAKDNGIIAGIAVAELVFQVVDPGLVFTPRVKDGDAVTHGAILAEVEGSTHSLLTGERLALNLLQRMSGIATRTRSYVDALDGLATRLVDTRKTTPGHRLLEKYAVRVGGGANHRFGLYDAVMIKDNHIKGAGGITEAVQRARAGIPHTMTIEVETEDLEQVQEALQAGADIIMLDNMHPDRMREAVALIHEQAPHVKVEASGNVSLNTIRGIAESGVDVISVGRLTYSFESLDISLDLNEKKEG from the coding sequence ATGATACTGAACGGATATAATGAAGGACTCATTGAATCGATTAAAAACTGGCTTCGTGAGGATGTCGGCGCAGGAGATGTAACGACCAGCGTGACGATTCCCCCAGGCAGCCAATCCAAGGCGATAATACATGCCAAAGACAATGGAATCATCGCGGGAATAGCCGTAGCTGAACTTGTATTTCAGGTAGTTGATCCAGGCCTTGTATTCACACCAAGGGTCAAAGACGGCGATGCAGTCACTCATGGCGCAATTTTGGCTGAAGTAGAAGGAAGTACGCATAGTTTGCTGACTGGAGAGCGTCTTGCGCTTAATCTGCTGCAGCGCATGTCCGGTATTGCGACCCGTACACGTTCTTATGTCGATGCCCTGGATGGACTTGCTACACGTCTGGTGGATACACGCAAAACAACACCCGGACATCGATTGTTGGAGAAATATGCAGTCCGGGTCGGTGGTGGAGCGAACCATCGGTTTGGCTTGTATGATGCAGTGATGATTAAGGATAACCATATCAAGGGCGCGGGTGGTATCACTGAAGCGGTACAGCGTGCACGAGCTGGCATTCCACATACCATGACCATTGAAGTAGAGACGGAAGATCTGGAGCAGGTGCAAGAAGCCTTGCAGGCAGGGGCAGATATCATTATGCTGGATAACATGCATCCAGATCGGATGCGTGAGGCCGTTGCGCTTATTCATGAGCAGGCTCCGCATGTGAAAGTTGAAGCTTCAGGCAACGTCTCGTTAAATACCATCCGTGGGATTGCAGAGAGCGGAGTGGATGTTATTTCGGTTGGCAGGTTAACCTATTCTTTTGAGAGCCTGGATATCAGCCTGGATTTAAACGAAAAGAAAGAGGGGTGA
- a CDS encoding type III pantothenate kinase: protein MILVVDVGNSNIVLGVYQGRELLHHFRLSTSRQSTVDEYGVLIYNFFHMSGISTRDIEGVIISSVVPPLVNVIEAMCEKYVGKKPLLVGPGIRTGLNLRYENPREVGADRIVNAVAAVEKYGGPLVVVDFGTATTFDCIDDKGNYLGGAIVPGIHIATEALYERASKLPRIELEKPKKVIGRNTIHAMQAGIIYGYAGQVDGIVDRIREEMGAKPKVIATGGLAKLIAEETRSIEEVDPLLTLEGLRIIYERNRER, encoded by the coding sequence TTGATTCTAGTTGTAGACGTGGGGAACAGCAACATTGTACTCGGAGTATATCAAGGCCGGGAGTTGCTGCACCACTTTCGTCTGAGTACATCTCGTCAGTCCACAGTGGATGAATACGGCGTATTGATTTATAATTTCTTTCATATGTCGGGTATTTCCACACGTGATATCGAGGGTGTGATCATCTCATCCGTGGTACCGCCACTTGTGAATGTCATTGAGGCCATGTGTGAGAAGTACGTAGGCAAAAAACCGCTGCTTGTTGGACCCGGTATCCGAACCGGTCTGAACCTGCGGTATGAGAATCCCCGTGAAGTTGGCGCGGATCGCATCGTTAATGCAGTGGCAGCCGTTGAGAAATACGGTGGCCCACTCGTTGTAGTCGATTTTGGCACAGCGACGACCTTTGACTGTATTGACGATAAAGGAAACTACTTGGGCGGGGCCATTGTACCCGGCATCCATATTGCAACTGAAGCGCTCTATGAACGGGCATCCAAGCTACCTCGCATTGAACTGGAGAAACCCAAGAAGGTCATTGGTCGTAATACCATTCATGCGATGCAGGCCGGAATCATATATGGCTATGCTGGTCAAGTGGATGGCATTGTGGATCGCATCCGTGAGGAAATGGGGGCAAAGCCCAAAGTGATTGCAACCGGAGGTCTTGCCAAACTGATTGCAGAAGAAACCCGCAGCATCGAGGAAGTGGATCCGCTGCTTACGCTTGAAGGGCTGCGTATCATTTATGAGCGGAACCGGGAAAGGTAA
- the hslO gene encoding Hsp33 family molecular chaperone HslO codes for MPFFYNWRLRQRRLNDLENNNKQDRLIRGTAMNGRVRAFAVQTTELVEELRRRHDTFPTATAAMGRTATAAAIMGAMLKGEEKLTIQVKGDGPIGQIVTDANAKGEVRGYVTNPHVHLPSNSMGKLDVAGVVGTEGFINVTKDLGLKEPYRGSVPIISGELGEDFTYYFAKSEQTPSAVGVGVLVDTDNSVIVAGGFIVQLLPGLTDDEITEIEKSIGNLPPVTSLLAEGLELEELLRRILPDVRVMDEMDIHFRCECSRERVEKTLISLGQSEMEQLIEEEGRAEVVCQFCNEAYEFNKEQLETILEQAKN; via the coding sequence ATGCCGTTTTTTTATAACTGGCGATTACGCCAAAGGAGGCTGAATGACTTGGAAAACAATAACAAACAAGACCGGTTAATTCGTGGCACAGCAATGAATGGACGGGTTAGAGCTTTCGCTGTCCAGACGACGGAGCTGGTCGAAGAGCTGCGCAGAAGACATGACACGTTTCCCACGGCTACAGCTGCCATGGGGCGTACAGCTACAGCAGCAGCCATTATGGGTGCAATGCTCAAGGGAGAAGAGAAACTGACCATTCAGGTTAAGGGAGACGGTCCCATTGGGCAGATTGTTACCGATGCCAATGCCAAAGGCGAAGTTCGTGGCTATGTAACCAATCCGCACGTACACCTTCCGAGTAACAGTATGGGTAAATTGGACGTTGCGGGTGTAGTCGGAACAGAAGGATTTATTAATGTAACCAAGGACCTTGGCCTGAAAGAGCCCTATCGCGGAAGTGTGCCCATTATATCGGGAGAGCTGGGCGAAGACTTTACGTACTATTTTGCGAAATCGGAACAAACGCCTTCTGCCGTGGGAGTTGGCGTATTGGTTGATACCGATAATTCCGTTATTGTAGCGGGTGGATTTATTGTACAGTTACTTCCTGGGTTAACGGATGATGAAATCACCGAAATCGAGAAATCAATCGGCAACTTGCCGCCAGTCACGTCTTTGCTGGCTGAGGGTTTAGAGCTGGAAGAGCTGCTCCGCCGGATACTGCCTGATGTACGAGTCATGGACGAAATGGATATTCATTTCCGCTGTGAGTGTTCGCGTGAACGGGTAGAGAAGACGTTGATTAGCTTGGGCCAATCCGAAATGGAGCAACTGATCGAGGAAGAAGGCCGTGCTGAAGTGGTCTGCCAATTCTGCAACGAAGCTTACGAGTTTAACAAAGAACAACTGGAGACCATCCTAGAGCAAGCCAAGAACTGA
- a CDS encoding peptidyl-prolyl cis-trans isomerase has product MTKQEKGLWTAVIVLTLGVLVMGTVMVVYGLRTGRDEADSTQDANQEEESTVATINGEVITDKEWTEALKKRYGSELLLQMLNRKAVYAEAVDRNLTVSPKEIAKELAAAMDGYDSDKAYFDEMQSQLGLSRQDLELEAGYRLLLEKIATIGIQIKDADIEHYWNEHHEDYVSPEKYDLSIIVLKEEEQAESVLDALDKGADFEETARNESTDSYSRDSGGRLGWIEQNDPFQPKEILKLAAQLEIGDIAGPVQVEEGYAIIKLNDKQERQVQSAEEAREEIRMQLALSQADPLSQVEERLRNKYEAVIIAEIPAS; this is encoded by the coding sequence ATGACAAAGCAGGAAAAAGGGTTATGGACAGCTGTAATTGTCTTGACGCTTGGTGTGTTGGTCATGGGTACGGTGATGGTTGTGTATGGTTTGCGGACTGGGCGTGATGAAGCGGATTCCACTCAGGATGCCAACCAGGAAGAAGAGAGTACTGTAGCCACGATCAATGGAGAAGTCATTACGGACAAGGAATGGACCGAGGCATTAAAAAAACGTTATGGAAGCGAGCTGCTGCTCCAGATGCTCAACCGCAAAGCCGTTTATGCGGAAGCGGTCGACCGTAATCTGACAGTGTCTCCCAAAGAAATTGCGAAGGAACTTGCCGCAGCTATGGACGGGTATGACTCGGATAAGGCTTATTTTGACGAAATGCAATCTCAGCTTGGTTTATCCAGGCAGGATCTTGAATTAGAGGCGGGGTACAGACTGCTACTTGAGAAAATTGCAACAATCGGCATTCAGATCAAGGATGCAGATATTGAACATTACTGGAACGAACACCATGAAGACTATGTGTCCCCGGAGAAGTATGATCTGTCCATCATTGTGCTGAAGGAAGAAGAGCAAGCGGAATCGGTTCTGGATGCGCTGGACAAGGGAGCTGACTTTGAAGAAACTGCACGGAATGAATCGACAGACAGTTATTCTCGTGACTCGGGAGGCCGCCTGGGCTGGATTGAGCAGAATGATCCGTTCCAGCCCAAAGAAATCCTGAAACTTGCAGCGCAATTGGAAATTGGTGATATTGCAGGACCGGTTCAGGTTGAAGAAGGTTACGCTATCATCAAATTGAACGACAAGCAAGAGCGTCAAGTGCAGTCAGCAGAAGAGGCACGTGAAGAGATTCGAATGCAGCTGGCACTGAGTCAGGCTGATCCGTTGTCCCAAGTCGAGGAAAGGCTGCGCAACAAGTACGAAGCTGTCATCATCGCCGAAATTCCGGCTTCCTGA
- the cysK gene encoding cysteine synthase A yields MAKVVNNVTELIGGTPLVRLNRIVPEGSAEVFVKLEYQNPGSSVKDRIAISIVEEAEKEGKLKPGDTIIEATSGNTGIGLAMVAAAKGYKSVIVMPETMSMERRNLLRAYGAELVLTPGAEGMNGAVKKAEELLKENPSYFMAEQFKNKANVKIHRETTGPEIVEAIQSVGGTLDAFVAGIGTGGTITGTGEVLKESFPGIKIVAVEPAASPILAGGKPGPHKIQGIGANFIPEILDQEIYDEIIHIENDDAFETARQVAKEEGILSGISSGAAIRAGLQVAKQLGAGKRVVVIVPSNGERYLSTPLYNFEA; encoded by the coding sequence ATGGCTAAAGTAGTTAATAACGTAACAGAACTTATCGGAGGTACTCCGCTTGTTCGTCTGAACCGTATCGTACCTGAAGGCAGTGCCGAAGTATTCGTGAAACTGGAATACCAGAATCCAGGTTCAAGCGTCAAAGACCGTATCGCGATTAGCATCGTGGAAGAAGCGGAAAAAGAAGGCAAGCTGAAACCGGGTGATACCATCATCGAAGCAACAAGTGGTAACACAGGAATTGGACTGGCTATGGTGGCTGCAGCCAAAGGCTATAAGTCTGTTATTGTTATGCCGGAAACGATGAGCATGGAGCGTCGTAACCTTCTTCGCGCCTACGGAGCTGAGCTTGTGCTTACACCGGGAGCCGAAGGTATGAATGGGGCAGTAAAAAAAGCTGAGGAATTGCTTAAAGAAAATCCATCTTATTTCATGGCTGAGCAATTTAAAAATAAAGCCAACGTGAAGATCCACCGGGAAACGACTGGCCCTGAGATTGTTGAAGCCATTCAATCTGTAGGCGGTACGTTGGATGCTTTCGTTGCAGGAATCGGTACCGGCGGAACGATTACAGGTACAGGTGAAGTGTTGAAGGAATCATTCCCTGGGATTAAAATCGTTGCCGTTGAACCAGCAGCTTCCCCAATCTTGGCAGGTGGCAAACCAGGCCCCCACAAAATTCAGGGAATCGGTGCTAACTTTATTCCTGAGATTCTTGATCAGGAAATCTATGACGAGATCATTCACATCGAGAATGATGATGCGTTTGAGACGGCTCGTCAGGTAGCGAAGGAAGAAGGTATTCTATCCGGTATTTCTTCCGGTGCAGCTATCCGTGCAGGTCTGCAAGTGGCGAAACAGCTGGGCGCAGGCAAACGCGTTGTGGTTATCGTACCAAGTAACGGCGAACGTTACCTCAGCACGCCTCTTTACAATTTCGAAGCTTAA
- a CDS encoding anthranilate synthase component I family protein codes for MTHLMTTYADWTEWAGQGWTMMPYMIKSDEGPYHGGLPLTWEAAWQEASPYAMVLENGKGGRYTFLGLHPVSVISGKGNEAVIHDLINSDIQTDSGKPLEVLQRWAAPYRAPKVSGAPDFGGGCGGYLSYDVARSLEKLPTLAEDNPALPDYWWMRFEEIWAYDHEQQALFCTVHLAVQPDQDEAQLRRLYAEAEERAAAMQHRWLHILGFAQAEEQQQALEHRHSQVHLTSQTADSDRETEGWHTSFPQEDFEQAVRTVQEYIRQGDVFQVNLSLRQEKRLKSSAEHIYEWLRLVNPSPYMGMLRSPDFQLVSGSPELLVKVDNRKVSARPIAGTRRRGRDEAEDELMAAELLNSEKERAEHIMLVDLERNDIGRIAAYGSVHVPELMTIEKYSHVMHLVSQVEGTLADGLSVFDVIAATFPGGTITGAPKVRTMEIIEELEPVRRGPYTGSIGWIDYSGNMELNIVIRTLSIKDGMGYVQAGAGIVIDSDPYREYKECRNKARAMMRAVNYSEEAEAVRLK; via the coding sequence ATGACACACCTGATGACAACATACGCCGACTGGACAGAGTGGGCCGGACAAGGATGGACCATGATGCCTTATATGATTAAGTCGGATGAAGGGCCGTATCATGGCGGTTTACCGTTAACGTGGGAAGCAGCTTGGCAAGAGGCTTCGCCTTATGCCATGGTGCTGGAGAATGGAAAGGGCGGAAGATATACATTTCTGGGGTTGCACCCGGTATCCGTTATTTCCGGCAAAGGCAACGAGGCTGTTATTCATGATCTTATTAACAGCGATATCCAAACAGACAGCGGAAAACCGCTGGAGGTTTTACAAAGGTGGGCTGCGCCATACCGTGCACCCAAGGTGAGCGGGGCTCCGGACTTTGGTGGCGGATGTGGAGGTTATCTCAGCTACGACGTAGCCAGATCCCTGGAAAAGCTGCCAACCTTGGCTGAAGACAACCCTGCTCTTCCGGATTATTGGTGGATGCGTTTTGAAGAAATATGGGCGTATGACCATGAACAGCAGGCGCTGTTCTGCACGGTTCATCTGGCTGTGCAGCCGGATCAGGATGAAGCTCAGCTTCGCAGGCTATACGCAGAAGCAGAAGAGAGAGCAGCAGCCATGCAGCACCGCTGGCTGCATATTCTGGGATTTGCACAAGCGGAAGAACAACAGCAGGCATTGGAGCATCGGCATAGTCAGGTTCATCTCACTTCGCAGACGGCAGATTCGGATCGGGAGACGGAAGGATGGCATACTTCTTTTCCTCAAGAGGACTTTGAGCAGGCGGTACGCACGGTGCAGGAATATATCCGGCAGGGTGATGTGTTTCAAGTGAACCTGTCGCTGCGACAGGAGAAACGTCTGAAGTCCAGTGCAGAGCATATCTATGAATGGCTTCGCCTCGTGAATCCATCTCCCTACATGGGAATGCTGCGCAGTCCGGATTTCCAACTGGTGAGCGGTTCACCTGAGTTGCTCGTCAAAGTGGATAATCGCAAGGTGAGCGCTCGTCCTATTGCTGGTACACGGAGAAGAGGGCGGGATGAAGCTGAGGATGAATTGATGGCCGCTGAGTTGCTGAATAGCGAGAAGGAACGGGCAGAGCATATTATGCTGGTCGATCTGGAGCGCAATGATATCGGACGAATTGCAGCCTATGGATCGGTCCATGTGCCTGAGCTGATGACGATCGAAAAATATTCGCATGTTATGCATCTGGTTTCTCAAGTCGAGGGAACGCTGGCAGACGGACTCTCTGTATTCGATGTGATCGCAGCGACGTTCCCTGGTGGAACGATTACGGGTGCACCCAAAGTACGCACAATGGAAATTATTGAAGAGCTGGAGCCTGTGCGCCGGGGACCGTATACAGGTTCGATCGGGTGGATCGATTACAGTGGGAACATGGAGCTGAACATTGTTATTCGTACACTTTCCATTAAAGATGGCATGGGATATGTGCAGGCAGGAGCAGGCATTGTTATTGATTCCGATCCATACCGGGAATACAAGGAGTGCCGCAACAAGGCAAGAGCCATGATGAGAGCTGTGAATTACAGTGAGGAAGCTGAAGCCGTTAGATTAAAATAA
- the pabA gene encoding aminodeoxychorismate/anthranilate synthase component II, with product MILVIDNYDSFTYNLVQYLGELGETVEVRRNDEIDLAGIEALAPDHILISPGPCTPNEAGISLAVIDHFKGSIPIFGVCLGHQAIGQAFGGNVIRAERMMHGKTSEMHHNGTSVFTGLPSPFTATRYHSLIVERSSLPDCLEITAETAEGEIMGLRHKDYAIEGVQFHPESIITDHGHQMLRNFLSQHVKV from the coding sequence ATGATACTGGTTATCGACAATTATGATTCCTTCACGTACAACCTGGTTCAATATTTGGGTGAACTGGGAGAGACGGTGGAAGTTCGCCGTAATGATGAGATTGATCTGGCAGGCATCGAGGCATTGGCACCTGATCATATTTTGATCTCGCCGGGCCCATGTACTCCGAATGAGGCAGGCATCAGTTTGGCTGTCATTGATCACTTCAAAGGAAGCATTCCGATCTTCGGCGTTTGTTTGGGACATCAGGCGATTGGACAAGCATTCGGAGGCAACGTCATTCGAGCGGAACGCATGATGCATGGCAAAACATCGGAGATGCACCATAACGGAACATCCGTATTTACCGGATTGCCATCTCCCTTCACAGCAACGCGATATCACTCTTTGATCGTAGAGCGCAGTAGTCTGCCAGATTGTCTGGAAATTACGGCTGAGACGGCAGAAGGCGAGATTATGGGTCTGCGCCACAAGGATTACGCCATTGAAGGCGTTCAGTTCCACCCCGAATCCATTATTACGGATCACGGTCATCAAATGCTGCGCAACTTCCTGTCTCAGCACGTAAAGGTATAA
- a CDS encoding aminotransferase class IV: MKYAAINGALVNMAAAVVPVTDHGFLYGLGLFETFRTYHGVPFLLERHLERMASGCRELGIPFTTTAAEVTDWIKNLLLANGLQDAYVRYTVSAGEAPLGLPSGDYGKPNHIVLAKALPEPSPSLYENGKMLQHLSTPRNTPEGEVRFKSLHYMNSILAKRELNGYGQPVQSAEGLQLTRDGYIAEGIVSNVFWVRRGVLYTPALATGILPGITRAVVLELAVQQGMPCQEGLFPWEELLQAEEIFLTGSVAELVPVTILRDLDGTETVISSGHIGPVTEALLGMYRQKAGYTS, from the coding sequence ATGAAATACGCCGCGATAAACGGAGCATTGGTCAATATGGCGGCAGCCGTGGTTCCGGTAACGGATCACGGCTTTTTGTACGGACTCGGATTGTTTGAGACGTTTCGGACGTACCATGGAGTTCCTTTTCTGCTGGAACGTCACTTGGAACGGATGGCTTCAGGGTGTCGTGAGTTGGGCATTCCTTTTACAACAACAGCAGCGGAGGTAACGGACTGGATCAAAAACCTGTTGCTTGCTAATGGACTCCAGGATGCCTATGTGCGCTATACGGTATCTGCGGGCGAAGCACCGCTCGGGCTCCCTTCAGGGGATTATGGGAAACCCAATCATATCGTATTGGCAAAAGCACTACCTGAACCCTCCCCATCGCTATACGAAAATGGAAAAATGCTGCAACATCTCTCGACGCCCCGTAACACGCCTGAAGGAGAGGTGCGGTTCAAATCGCTGCATTACATGAATAGCATTCTGGCGAAACGGGAGCTGAACGGATACGGGCAGCCTGTGCAGAGTGCGGAAGGGCTGCAATTAACCCGAGATGGCTATATAGCTGAGGGGATTGTCAGCAATGTGTTCTGGGTGAGAAGGGGCGTACTCTACACGCCAGCACTTGCGACTGGCATTTTGCCGGGGATCACGAGAGCCGTTGTACTGGAGCTTGCAGTACAGCAAGGAATGCCTTGCCAGGAAGGTTTGTTCCCTTGGGAGGAACTGTTACAGGCAGAAGAGATCTTTTTGACAGGCTCTGTTGCTGAACTCGTTCCAGTTACTATATTACGGGATCTGGATGGAACGGAAACGGTAATCAGCAGCGGGCATATAGGCCCGGTTACAGAAGCGCTTTTGGGTATGTACCGGCAGAAAGCGGGGTATACTTCATGA
- the folP gene encoding dihydropteroate synthase: MTLTPVIFERNYACGPAELKLGTRTLIMGILNVTPDSFSDGGRYTRVERAVAHAIQMMEDGADLIDIGGESTRPGADIVDADEELSRIIPVIEALQQQAPHIPISVDTYKADVARQAIQAGAHIINDVWGAKADPEMARTAAGLGCPLILMHNRHERDYTNYLVDVVSDLQESVQIALEAGVHPDQIILDPGIGFVKDLNENLALMSSLGLLNEMGYPVLLATSRKRFIQNTLQVQSDDALEGTAATVAFGIAQGCQMVRVHDVKPIRRTVDMCDAMLYASPGLRRA; the protein is encoded by the coding sequence ATGACACTTACACCAGTCATCTTTGAACGGAATTATGCGTGTGGCCCGGCAGAGTTAAAACTTGGCACACGTACGCTTATAATGGGCATTCTGAATGTCACACCGGACTCCTTCTCGGATGGGGGACGTTATACCCGTGTGGAGCGAGCGGTGGCTCACGCCATTCAGATGATGGAAGACGGCGCGGATCTCATTGATATTGGAGGGGAATCTACACGTCCGGGTGCAGATATCGTTGACGCTGATGAGGAGCTCAGCCGGATCATTCCGGTCATTGAGGCACTGCAGCAGCAGGCTCCACATATTCCGATTTCGGTGGACACCTATAAGGCGGATGTTGCTCGGCAGGCTATTCAGGCTGGTGCACACATCATCAATGATGTGTGGGGTGCCAAGGCTGATCCCGAGATGGCACGCACTGCCGCAGGACTGGGATGCCCTTTGATCCTGATGCACAACCGGCATGAACGAGATTATACCAACTATTTGGTTGATGTAGTCAGTGATCTTCAGGAAAGTGTACAGATCGCGCTGGAGGCTGGCGTACATCCTGATCAGATTATTCTGGACCCGGGCATTGGCTTTGTAAAAGATCTGAACGAAAATCTGGCGCTCATGTCATCGCTAGGATTGCTCAATGAGATGGGATATCCTGTTCTGCTCGCTACCTCGCGTAAAAGATTCATCCAGAACACCTTGCAGGTACAATCGGATGATGCGCTGGAAGGTACAGCCGCTACGGTTGCTTTTGGCATAGCCCAAGGATGCCAGATGGTCCGGGTTCATGATGTGAAGCCGATACGACGTACGGTGGACATGTGTGATGCCATGCTATATGCATCTCCAGGCTTGCGGAGGGCATAA
- the folB gene encoding dihydroneopterin aldolase: MDRMVMHRMEYYGYHGVFAEERKLGARYYIDLEIDMDLGEAGRTDDLTKTINYAEIHELVKQIVENKSFQLIEALGEHIASSLLDTYTVINALTVKVTKPHPPFDIHFGGVTVELRRTRK, from the coding sequence ATGGATAGAATGGTAATGCATCGAATGGAATATTACGGATATCACGGCGTATTTGCCGAGGAACGGAAGCTGGGGGCGCGTTATTATATTGATCTGGAGATCGATATGGATCTGGGCGAGGCTGGGCGTACTGATGATCTCACCAAAACCATCAATTATGCGGAAATCCATGAGTTGGTAAAACAGATCGTCGAAAATAAATCATTCCAGTTAATTGAAGCTTTGGGCGAACATATTGCATCTTCGTTACTAGACACTTATACTGTTATCAATGCATTGACAGTCAAAGTGACGAAGCCGCATCCGCCGTTTGATATTCATTTTGGGGGCGTAACTGTTGAGCTTCGCCGCACAAGAAAGTGA
- the folK gene encoding 2-amino-4-hydroxy-6-hydroxymethyldihydropteridine diphosphokinase: protein MIAHSTSESSEAYIALGANLGDREQTLLEALTLLDAHPHISVLRCSALYETEPVGYVDQPAFLNMATAVETTLLPEQLLTELLDIETRLGRVRDIRWGPRTVDLDLLWMDGETSDTERLQLPHPRMGERAFVLVPLADIVTEDEHSGLYTFVHSSLSVLDGKDGIQLWKTCNWPIESGLSGS, encoded by the coding sequence ATGATTGCACATTCGACCTCTGAATCTTCAGAGGCTTATATTGCTTTAGGGGCTAATTTGGGTGACCGGGAACAGACGCTGCTTGAGGCATTAACGTTGCTGGATGCACATCCTCATATATCCGTCCTGCGCTGTTCTGCGCTGTATGAGACGGAGCCAGTAGGTTATGTGGACCAGCCAGCGTTTCTGAATATGGCAACGGCGGTAGAGACCACACTATTGCCGGAGCAGCTGCTCACGGAACTGCTGGATATTGAAACACGGCTTGGGCGGGTTCGTGATATCCGTTGGGGCCCGCGTACAGTCGATTTGGATCTGCTTTGGATGGATGGAGAGACGAGTGATACCGAACGGCTGCAATTGCCGCATCCACGGATGGGTGAACGGGCGTTTGTATTGGTGCCGCTGGCTGACATCGTAACCGAAGATGAGCATTCAGGTTTGTATACCTTTGTGCATTCATCATTGTCTGTACTGGATGGAAAGGATGGAATACAGCTTTGGAAAACGTGCAATTGGCCAATCGAATCCGGGCTTTCCGGAAGCTGA
- a CDS encoding helix-turn-helix domain-containing protein → MENVQLANRIRAFRKLKGLTQQELAAETGISLATLGMIERGNRKVSERELNLIAGVLLISTEELQGN, encoded by the coding sequence TTGGAAAACGTGCAATTGGCCAATCGAATCCGGGCTTTCCGGAAGCTGAAAGGTTTAACACAACAGGAACTTGCTGCGGAGACAGGCATATCGCTGGCCACTCTGGGTATGATCGAACGGGGCAACCGCAAGGTATCCGAACGGGAGTTGAATCTTATTGCCGGGGTACTATTGATCAGTACTGAGGAATTACAGGGTAACTAG
- the dusB gene encoding tRNA dihydrouridine synthase DusB, translating into MLKIGDIEMKNQVVLAPMAGVCNPAFRLIAKEFGTGLVCAEMVSGKAIVHGNKRTREMLFVDEREKPLSLQIWGGDREALVEAAKIVDKETNADIIDINMGCPVPKVTSCDAGARWLLDPNKIYEMVSAVVDAVDKPVTVKMRIGWDNEHIYVVENALAVERAGGQAVSVHGRTREQLYTGTADWSHIKNVKEAVSIPVIGNGDVSSPEDARRMLDETGCDGVMIGRAALGNPWMLYRTIQYLSTGELLPDPNGEEKIRVAILHMDRLIALKGEAVAVREMRKHLAWYLKGLKGSARIKDVIMEETKRDEMVQILNNFVSGLHIESNLEQESAVVENVS; encoded by the coding sequence ATGCTTAAAATTGGTGACATTGAAATGAAAAACCAGGTCGTACTTGCGCCGATGGCTGGCGTGTGTAATCCGGCTTTTCGTCTGATCGCAAAAGAATTCGGAACAGGTCTCGTATGTGCGGAGATGGTGAGTGGCAAAGCCATCGTGCATGGCAACAAGCGTACACGTGAGATGTTGTTTGTAGATGAGCGTGAGAAACCGCTGAGCTTGCAAATTTGGGGGGGAGATCGTGAAGCCCTCGTGGAAGCAGCCAAAATTGTGGACAAAGAAACCAATGCAGACATTATCGACATCAACATGGGATGCCCTGTGCCAAAAGTGACAAGCTGTGATGCAGGTGCACGCTGGCTGCTTGATCCGAACAAAATTTATGAGATGGTATCCGCTGTAGTGGACGCGGTAGATAAGCCAGTTACAGTCAAGATGCGGATCGGCTGGGATAACGAGCATATCTACGTGGTTGAGAATGCACTTGCGGTTGAACGCGCTGGCGGACAGGCGGTCAGTGTACACGGCCGTACACGTGAGCAGCTCTACACAGGTACAGCGGACTGGTCACACATTAAAAATGTAAAAGAAGCTGTTTCCATCCCGGTGATCGGCAACGGAGATGTATCTTCACCGGAAGATGCCCGTCGCATGTTGGATGAAACGGGTTGCGACGGCGTTATGATCGGTCGTGCCGCCCTGGGTAATCCATGGATGCTGTATCGTACCATTCAATACCTGAGCACGGGTGAATTGCTTCCTGACCCGAATGGGGAAGAGAAGATCCGTGTGGCCATCCTGCATATGGATCGCCTGATCGCACTGAAGGGTGAGGCGGTTGCAGTACGAGAGATGCGTAAACATCTGGCTTGGTATCTGAAAGGCCTCAAAGGTTCTGCCCGTATCAAGGATGTTATTATGGAAGAAACGAAACGGGATGAGATGGTTCAAATCTTGAACAACTTTGTAAGTGGGCTGCATATTGAAAGCAATCTGGAGCAAGAATCGGCAGTAGTCGAAAATGTATCCTGA